From Demequina capsici, one genomic window encodes:
- a CDS encoding gamma carbonic anhydrase family protein, whose protein sequence is MPLRGAGGRTEVEMIAAYEGVSPQIHPTASVAASAVVSGDVVLGPGARVLHGAVVSGEQGRVLIGEDVLIMENAVVKSRAGHACTIGDAVMIGPHAHVSGATVGAGSFVATGASVFAGARVGAGCEIRIGAVVQVNSLLEDGVTVPIHWVAVGHPAHVFPPDRHDEIWRIQRDLDFPGTVYGVERGTPMAQIMREQSELHAPRPEGSTRE, encoded by the coding sequence ATGCCGCTTCGCGGCGCGGGCGGCAGGACGGAGGTGGAGATGATCGCGGCCTATGAGGGTGTGAGCCCCCAGATCCATCCGACGGCCTCCGTGGCGGCGTCGGCCGTGGTCAGCGGCGATGTGGTGCTGGGGCCCGGTGCACGGGTGTTGCACGGCGCGGTGGTCTCGGGTGAGCAGGGTCGCGTGCTGATCGGCGAGGACGTGCTGATCATGGAGAACGCGGTGGTCAAGTCCCGCGCGGGTCACGCATGCACGATCGGGGACGCGGTGATGATCGGACCGCATGCGCACGTCTCCGGCGCGACCGTGGGGGCCGGTAGCTTCGTGGCGACGGGGGCGTCGGTCTTCGCCGGGGCACGGGTAGGCGCGGGTTGCGAGATCCGCATCGGCGCCGTCGTCCAGGTGAACTCCTTGCTGGAGGACGGCGTGACGGTGCCGATCCATTGGGTGGCGGTGGGCCATCCGGCGCATGTGTTCCCGCCTGACCGTCACGACGAGATCTGGCGGATCCAACGGGATCTCGACTTCCCTGGGACCGTGTACGGCGTCGAGCGCGGCACACCGATGGCGCAGATCATGCGTGAGCAGAGCGAGCTCCACGCGCCGCGGCCGGAGGGTTCGACTCGCGAGTGA
- a CDS encoding SDR family NAD(P)-dependent oxidoreductase: MSLTHLSGDSKIADWFKDPYGGPVIRQMLADAGQSERAMLPVRRFSMNKLIKVSGGQFTQEMLDGLLAKAEAAAAAGGAPVETVPEAPDDAGAAPQAADLPEWEERITEGRFTGKTVIVTGAGSGIGRATASRVAREGGRVIGLDISEERLKAFAAEHDGLDVTVITADVTKEDDLARVMEATGGKVDALANVAGIMDNMTPLHEVSDEIWNRVFAVNVTGLMKLSRAVIPLMLEAGRGSIVNIASEAGLRGSAAGAAYTASKHAVVGLTKSSAFMYGPSGLRVNAVAPGGVITNIEARFDSPLGEERVMGALAVSPPPTTADQLAASITFLLSDDGVNLNGVILPSDGGWSAV; encoded by the coding sequence ATGTCCCTCACCCATCTCTCCGGCGACTCGAAGATCGCCGACTGGTTCAAGGACCCCTACGGCGGTCCCGTGATCCGGCAGATGCTCGCCGATGCCGGACAGAGCGAGCGGGCGATGCTGCCCGTCAGGCGCTTCTCGATGAACAAGCTCATCAAGGTCAGCGGCGGACAGTTCACCCAGGAGATGCTGGATGGCCTGCTCGCGAAGGCCGAGGCCGCAGCCGCAGCCGGCGGTGCACCCGTCGAGACCGTGCCTGAGGCCCCCGACGATGCAGGTGCCGCGCCGCAGGCCGCGGATCTCCCGGAATGGGAGGAACGGATCACCGAGGGCCGGTTCACCGGGAAGACCGTGATCGTGACCGGAGCGGGCTCCGGGATCGGCCGCGCCACCGCATCCCGCGTCGCGCGCGAAGGTGGCCGCGTCATCGGTCTCGACATCTCCGAGGAGAGGCTGAAGGCCTTCGCGGCCGAGCACGACGGCCTCGACGTCACCGTGATCACCGCCGACGTCACGAAGGAGGACGACCTCGCACGCGTGATGGAGGCGACGGGAGGGAAGGTCGACGCGCTCGCCAACGTCGCAGGCATCATGGACAACATGACGCCCCTCCATGAGGTGTCGGACGAGATCTGGAACCGCGTGTTCGCGGTCAACGTCACAGGCCTCATGAAGCTGTCGCGTGCGGTGATCCCGCTCATGCTGGAGGCGGGTCGCGGCTCGATCGTGAACATCGCCTCCGAGGCCGGGTTGCGCGGTTCGGCGGCCGGGGCGGCTTACACGGCGTCGAAGCATGCGGTGGTGGGTCTCACGAAGAGTTCCGCGTTCATGTACGGACCGAGCGGATTGCGGGTGAACGCGGTCGCGCCCGGCGGTGTGATCACGAACATCGAGGCGCGCTTCGACTCACCGCTCGGCGAGGAGAGGGTGATGGGGGCCCTGGCGGTGAGCCCGCCTCCGACGACGGCCGACCAGCTCGCGGCGTCGATCACGTTCCTGCTCTCGGACGACGGGGTCAACCTCAACGGAGTGATCCTTCCGTCCGACGGAGGCTGGTCCGCGGTCTGA
- a CDS encoding TetR/AcrR family transcriptional regulator produces the protein MTTSRANPGPRAAAANRRALLDAGRALFDERGIDVPLVEVARRAGVGQGVLYRHFPDRLALAFAVFDENMEQLEALCAGGPLTLRRLGHEVSHRAAGVAPLLALVTQVPEDPRLMALESRMRALLTAARDHARHSDRIRSDVTIDDLLTAISMVAALTASTPPALREHRAEHAWTLLERGLESR, from the coding sequence ATGACCACCTCACGCGCCAATCCTGGGCCCCGCGCAGCCGCCGCCAACCGGCGCGCACTGCTCGACGCCGGGCGAGCCCTCTTCGACGAACGAGGCATCGACGTGCCGCTGGTCGAGGTGGCGCGGCGCGCGGGAGTGGGCCAAGGCGTGCTGTACCGCCACTTCCCGGACCGCCTCGCGCTCGCGTTCGCGGTGTTCGACGAGAACATGGAGCAGCTCGAGGCGCTCTGCGCCGGCGGTCCGCTCACGCTGCGCAGGCTGGGCCACGAGGTGTCGCATCGCGCCGCCGGCGTGGCACCCCTGCTGGCGCTCGTGACGCAGGTGCCCGAAGATCCTCGGCTGATGGCCCTCGAATCACGCATGCGCGCGCTCTTGACGGCGGCCCGCGATCACGCACGCCACTCGGACCGGATCCGCTCCGACGTCACGATCGACGACCTGCTCACCGCCATCTCGATGGTCGCCGCGCTCACGGCTTCCACGCCGCCAGCATTGCGCGAGCACCGTGCCGAGCATGCATGGACGCTGCTCGAACGCGGCCTGGAGAGCCGCTGA
- a CDS encoding amidohydrolase, protein MTLVLRSVRLVGGQDAPVDVVLEDGRIARVVPAGADIAGASAEVLDLDGRWAMPGLADNHAHFTTWAHHLARADVSGTPEPEAAVERVRQGLAAQAPGETLTFVGRGFQDALWTREATARMLDDVAKETGHTDRPIVLYAHDLHTVWLSSAAAARFGAPRAGLVREAAAFAVEKLVDAEAAGSDDAVVAGALQAAAARGVTRVSDMQMADNPLVWASRVPRGLDSVRVIANVYLEHLGIAAARGQRTGDAVPGTDGLVTVGSLKLISDGALNSGTALCHDADRDGGHGHAEYTESELRAILSDAHAKGFAIALHAIGDLAVTRALDAFEATGAGGTIEHAQMVADADLPRFAALGIGAAVHPEHLLDDRDVTDRLWAGRTRRAFAYRALAEAGARLTFGSDAPVAPLDPWLAIAAAVFRTRDDREPWEPSNAVDVQTALAASWTAPGLAEGGAADLVVMDADPLAAGMAAMRQMPVALTVCAGRVTHQAL, encoded by the coding sequence GTGACGCTGGTGCTCAGATCGGTTCGGCTGGTGGGCGGGCAGGACGCCCCGGTGGACGTCGTGCTCGAGGATGGCCGCATCGCGCGAGTGGTGCCGGCAGGCGCCGACATCGCTGGGGCGTCCGCTGAGGTGCTGGACCTCGACGGGCGTTGGGCCATGCCTGGCCTGGCGGACAATCACGCGCACTTCACCACGTGGGCTCACCACCTCGCCAGGGCCGACGTGTCCGGCACCCCCGAGCCGGAGGCTGCGGTGGAGCGGGTGCGGCAGGGGCTCGCAGCGCAGGCTCCGGGCGAGACCCTCACCTTCGTGGGCCGGGGATTCCAGGATGCGCTGTGGACGCGAGAGGCGACCGCGCGCATGCTTGACGACGTCGCGAAGGAGACCGGCCACACGGACCGGCCGATCGTGCTGTATGCGCACGACCTCCACACGGTGTGGTTGAGCTCGGCCGCCGCCGCCCGGTTCGGCGCGCCTCGGGCGGGCCTGGTGCGTGAGGCCGCGGCGTTCGCGGTGGAGAAGCTGGTGGACGCGGAAGCGGCGGGCAGCGACGATGCAGTGGTCGCCGGCGCGCTCCAGGCCGCCGCCGCGCGGGGTGTCACCCGCGTGAGCGACATGCAGATGGCGGACAACCCCCTGGTGTGGGCGTCGCGGGTGCCCCGCGGGCTCGACTCCGTGCGCGTGATCGCGAACGTCTACCTGGAGCACTTGGGCATCGCGGCGGCGCGTGGGCAGCGGACAGGCGATGCGGTGCCCGGCACGGACGGCCTGGTCACCGTCGGATCCCTGAAGCTCATCTCCGACGGCGCGCTGAACTCCGGGACCGCGCTGTGCCATGACGCGGATCGCGACGGCGGCCACGGTCATGCCGAGTACACGGAGTCCGAGCTCCGCGCGATCCTCTCGGACGCCCACGCGAAGGGCTTCGCGATCGCGTTGCACGCGATAGGCGACCTGGCGGTGACTCGGGCGCTCGACGCCTTCGAGGCGACCGGCGCGGGCGGCACGATCGAGCACGCGCAGATGGTGGCGGACGCGGATCTGCCGAGGTTCGCCGCCCTCGGCATCGGGGCGGCCGTGCACCCTGAGCATCTGCTGGACGACCGGGACGTGACGGATCGACTCTGGGCGGGACGCACTCGTCGGGCCTTCGCATACCGGGCGTTGGCGGAGGCGGGGGCGCGTCTCACCTTCGGTTCCGATGCGCCTGTGGCGCCGTTGGACCCGTGGCTGGCGATCGCGGCGGCGGTGTTCCGCACGCGCGACGACCGTGAGCCCTGGGAGCCGTCGAACGCGGTTGATGTCCAGACGGCGCTAGCGGCCTCATGGACGGCTCCCGGACTCGCGGAGGGAGGCGCCGCGGACCTGGTGGTCATGGATGCCGATCCGCTCGCTGCGGGGATGGCCGCGATGCGCCAGATGCCCGTGGCGCTCACGGTGTGCGCAGGACGCGTCACCCACCAGGCGCTCTGA
- a CDS encoding LacI family DNA-binding transcriptional regulator, with protein sequence MPGIEGDGAMSLVRHAAPTLEMVAARAGVSRATVSRVVNGSPKVNPASVESVRDAIAELGYVPNRAARSLASAHSHAIALVVPEDITRFFGDVFFASIVAGINGRLEQSDYVLNLMVASQDPGGKTERYLLGGAVDGAVVVSHHTSDHFLERIGDAIPLVFGGRPGLERIDTWVVDVDNEEGGAVAARRLVERGCTHIATITGPTDMQSALERTHGWRRVVEEAGLVPGPAIDGDFSMIGGALAARELLEQYPEVDGVFVASDLMASGAMPVLLDGGRRIPQDVAVVGYDDSPAALACPVPLTTVLQPSEAMGREMADILLDLLDGNDRQRSTIMPIELIERESA encoded by the coding sequence ATGCCTGGCATCGAGGGAGACGGCGCCATGAGCCTCGTGCGCCACGCAGCGCCGACGCTGGAGATGGTGGCCGCGCGTGCGGGAGTGTCCCGTGCGACCGTGTCCAGGGTGGTCAACGGCTCTCCCAAGGTGAACCCTGCGAGCGTCGAGTCCGTGCGCGACGCCATCGCGGAGCTCGGGTACGTGCCCAACAGGGCCGCGCGGTCCCTCGCGAGCGCGCATAGCCACGCGATCGCGCTCGTGGTCCCCGAGGACATCACTCGATTCTTCGGCGACGTGTTCTTCGCGTCGATCGTGGCGGGGATCAATGGCCGCCTCGAGCAGTCGGACTACGTGCTCAACCTGATGGTCGCGAGCCAGGACCCTGGCGGCAAGACCGAGCGGTACCTGCTGGGCGGCGCGGTCGACGGCGCCGTGGTGGTCTCCCACCACACGTCCGACCACTTCCTCGAACGGATCGGCGATGCGATCCCCCTGGTGTTCGGCGGTAGGCCGGGGCTGGAACGGATCGACACGTGGGTCGTCGACGTCGACAACGAGGAGGGCGGCGCCGTCGCGGCACGACGTCTCGTCGAGCGTGGATGCACGCACATCGCGACGATCACGGGGCCTACGGACATGCAGTCGGCCCTGGAGCGCACGCACGGCTGGCGCCGCGTCGTGGAGGAGGCCGGTCTGGTTCCCGGCCCCGCGATCGACGGCGACTTCTCGATGATCGGCGGGGCGCTCGCCGCGCGCGAGCTGCTGGAGCAGTACCCGGAGGTGGACGGCGTGTTCGTGGCGTCCGACCTCATGGCCTCCGGGGCGATGCCCGTGCTGCTCGACGGCGGGCGGCGCATCCCCCAGGACGTGGCGGTGGTGGGCTACGACGACAGCCCGGCGGCGCTGGCATGCCCCGTGCCGCTCACCACCGTCCTCCAGCCCTCGGAGGCGATGGGGCGTGAGATGGCGGACATCCTCCTGGACCTTCTCGATGGGAACGACCGTCAGCGGTCCACGATCATGCCGATCGAGCTCATCGAGCGAGAATCCGCCTGA